The Lycium barbarum isolate Lr01 chromosome 12, ASM1917538v2, whole genome shotgun sequence genome includes a region encoding these proteins:
- the LOC132624019 gene encoding importin subunit alpha-1a-like, producing the protein MKSARAPSHRRPRKDAISTRGVLRRSSRIRKLAGSLPQEESAISARKGELALSLQYVIKQLEECHKTMVVRVSSRDVEEQLKATKALGELFRDERGFPLKAFIKCGVVSQVVKFLEAGHSVQLQLEAARVLTNLGSHCMSWYPRLVTEVVIEYDLVEKFVDFLNSPDDDIRAQALLALGHFAARDNDCRDHVLHQKDLLSFLGGLKGNEELSMLRSTSWTLLMFYKDKLQPAFEQVKPALTALRTLVCSNEDEVLINACGVLCILFRGKNDNIQDVIDADVCQRLLDLLTYPSSSVFILALRAIGNIVFSCCILKQQIIDRGVLHRVSEFLLRKNLEKKRPKIEICKTTKHIIARNGEEFDVVEKIQYDACRIIAIINKGNSKHIQAVIDAGLIAPLVELISTGDTEPRVKHMAAWAISIAITDGTDEHIKHLVTMEDCLKPMCDLLNLDCLMTISVALEGLVKVMESAKRSNFSCADKFLECDFGKFYKTSCYFVNVNLCEKACTLMANLQRYGYKHKYDVK; encoded by the exons ATGAAGAGTGCTCGGGCACCAAGTCATAGGAGACCAAGGAAGGATGCCATCAGCACCCGAGGAGTGCTGCGGCGCTCCAGCCGAATCCGCAAACTGGCAGGGAGTTTGCCGCAGGAGGAGAGTGCCATCAGCGCCCGAAAGGGGGAGCTTGCTTTATCCCTTCAATACGTTATTAAGCAGTTAGAG GAATGTCATAAAACAATGGTTGTGCGGGTTAGTTCACGTGATGTCGAGGAGCAGCTGAAGGCGACCAAAGCTCTCGGGGAATTGTTCCGTGACGAAA GAGGCTTTCCTCTTAAAGCATTCATAAAATGTGGTGTTGTTAGTCAAGTTGTTAAGTTTCTAGAGGCGGGACATTCTGTGCAGCTCCAG CTTGAAGCTGCTAGGGTTCTCACAAATCTTGGTTCTCATTGTATGTCGTGGTATCCTCGTTTGGTTACTGAGGTGGTGATTGAATACGACCTGGTGGAAAAATTTGTAGATTTTCTGAACTCTCCAGATGATGATATTCGTGCTCAG GCTCTCTTGGCACTAGGACATTTTGCTGCTCGCGATAATGATTGCCGTGACCATGTTCTTCACCAGAAGGATTTGCTTTCTTTCCTGGGTGGCTTGAAGGGGAATGAGGAGCTTTCCATGCTGAGATCAACCTCGTGGACTCTATTGATGTTTTACAAGGACAAGCTACAACCTGCATTTGAGCAG GTGAAGCCAGCACTCACAGCTCTTCGTACCCTTGTTTGTTCAAATGAAGATGAAGTGCTAATAAATGCATGCGGAGTACTTTGTATCCTTTTTCGGGGTAAAAATGACAATATTCAAGACGTCATTGATGCAGATGTTTGTCAGCGGCTGCTTGATCTCCTCAC GTATCCGTCTTCTTCAGTATTCATACTTGCCCTCCGTGCAATTGGAAATATTGTTTTCAGTTGCTGCATCCTTAAACAG CAAATTATTGACCGTGGCGTCCTTCATCGTGTGTCGGAGTTCTTGCTAAGAAAGAACCTTGAGAAAAAAAGACCGAAAATTGAGATCTGCAAGACTACAAAGCATATTATCGCTCGGAACGGTGAGGagtttgatgttgttgagaaGATACAATACGATGCCTGCCGGATAATAGCGATTATTAATAAAGGGAACAGCAAGCACATACAG GCTGTAATTGATGCTGGATTAATAGCTCCTCTGGTCGAATTGATTAGCACTGGAGACACCGAACCTCGTGTAAAGCATATGGCTGCCTGGGCAATTTCAATTGCTATTACCGATGGGACTGATGAACATATTAA GCACCTAGTGACAATGGAGGACTGCTTAAAGCCTATGTGTGATTTGCTCAATTTGGATTGTTTAATGACTATCAGTGTCGCTCTAGAAGGATTGGTTAAAGTGATGGAGTCTGCAAAACGCTCTAATTTTTCTTGTGCCGACAAGTTCCTAGAATGTGATTTTGGGAAGTTTTATAAGACTAGTTGTTATTTTGTTAACGTTAACCTATGTGAGAAGGCTTGCACCTTAATGGCTAACTTGCAGAGGTATGGTTACAAGCACAAATATGATGTTAAATAG